A genomic segment from uncultured Alistipes sp. encodes:
- a CDS encoding DUF3868 domain-containing protein: MKRYCLLLVFLLAGVSLRAQIVGDVAVTRKVLAERNGELHMVLEISVSRKAVTRSQSWMILPELSTADRRSVKLFPHILINGRYQQHMMERRQKLSGSYWAERQPHLTINVDGKTDRVFNYEMKVPYESWMAGATLVLRQIQTSPGGKRRVFTVDVNGAVDTQRK, encoded by the coding sequence ATGAAAAGATATTGCTTGCTACTCGTATTCCTGCTGGCCGGGGTGTCGCTCCGGGCGCAGATTGTCGGCGATGTGGCCGTGACGCGCAAGGTGCTGGCCGAGCGCAACGGAGAACTGCACATGGTATTGGAGATTTCGGTTTCGCGCAAGGCCGTGACCCGCTCCCAGAGCTGGATGATTCTCCCCGAGCTCAGTACGGCGGACCGCCGGTCGGTGAAGCTCTTCCCGCACATCCTCATCAACGGCCGCTACCAGCAGCACATGATGGAACGGCGCCAGAAACTTTCGGGGTCCTACTGGGCCGAACGGCAGCCTCACCTGACGATCAACGTCGACGGGAAAACCGACCGGGTGTTCAATTATGAGATGAAGGTCCCCTACGAGAGCTGGATGGCCGGGGCCACGCTCGTCCTGCGTCAGATCCAGACCTCGCCCGGCGGGAAACGGCGGGTCTTTACGGTCGATGTCAACGGGGCGGTCGATACGCAGCGTAAATGA
- a CDS encoding sigma-70 family RNA polymerase sigma factor: MNVQVLSDRVLLNHYLSGDRSAMSQLIERHSRRVRDYINMMVKDRDLADDIFQETFIKAVRVIDEGRYTDNGKFLSWILRIAHNQVIDYFRAQRQDKSVSESEAGYDMLGTLRFAERTVEDSMVSEQIERDVRALIDLLPPEQREVVMMRYFSGLSFKDIAEQTDVSINTALGRMRYALINLRRMIKEKNLILC; encoded by the coding sequence ATGAACGTGCAAGTATTAAGTGACCGGGTATTGCTTAATCACTACCTTTCCGGGGATCGGAGCGCTATGTCACAACTCATCGAACGTCACAGCCGCAGGGTCCGGGACTATATCAACATGATGGTCAAGGACCGGGATCTGGCCGACGATATTTTTCAGGAAACCTTCATCAAAGCCGTCCGCGTGATCGACGAAGGCCGTTATACGGATAACGGCAAATTCCTGTCGTGGATTCTGCGGATCGCCCACAACCAGGTGATCGACTACTTCCGGGCACAGCGCCAGGACAAGTCCGTGAGCGAATCCGAGGCGGGTTACGACATGCTCGGGACGCTCCGGTTTGCGGAACGGACCGTCGAGGACTCGATGGTCAGCGAGCAGATCGAACGCGACGTGCGCGCCCTGATCGATTTGCTGCCCCCGGAGCAGCGTGAAGTCGTGATGATGCGCTACTTCTCGGGCCTGAGCTTCAAGGATATTGCCGAGCAGACCGACGTGAGTATCAATACCGCGTTGGGGCGGATGCGCTATGCGCTGATCAACCTGCGGCGCATGATCAAGGAAAAAAATCTGATTCTTTGCTGA
- a CDS encoding cation diffusion facilitator family transporter: protein MSNEAEIRKRKIYHVTFVGLVVNLVLSLLKLAAGIVGRSGAMVADAVHSFSDLATDVVVIAFARISAKPRDSGHDYGHGKYETLATIIISLALGIVGAGILFNSIEGIRVVVEGGSLPRPGAVALIAALVSILVKEILYRYTVREGRALQSPSVVANAWHHRSDALSSLGTLAGIGCAYFLGAKWRIADPIAALVVAVFIFKIAFDLIRTGLSELLEQSLPEDVEQEILAIVTSNPEIREPHNLRTRRIGASIAIEVHVRMDGQMTVEHSHALTVEIERRLRARFGEGTMIAIHVEPVK, encoded by the coding sequence ATGTCGAACGAAGCGGAAATTCGGAAACGGAAAATCTACCACGTCACCTTTGTCGGACTCGTGGTCAACCTCGTGTTGTCGTTGTTGAAACTTGCGGCCGGCATCGTGGGCCGAAGCGGCGCCATGGTTGCCGATGCCGTGCATTCGTTCTCCGACCTGGCCACCGACGTGGTGGTGATTGCCTTCGCGCGGATCTCCGCCAAGCCCCGCGACTCCGGCCACGACTACGGCCACGGGAAGTACGAAACCCTCGCCACGATCATCATCAGCCTGGCGCTCGGCATCGTCGGTGCCGGGATCCTGTTCAACAGCATCGAGGGAATCCGGGTCGTTGTCGAGGGCGGCAGCCTTCCGCGTCCGGGCGCCGTGGCGCTCATTGCCGCGCTTGTTTCGATCCTTGTCAAGGAGATCCTCTACCGTTATACGGTGCGGGAGGGTCGTGCGCTCCAGAGCCCGAGTGTCGTGGCCAACGCCTGGCACCACCGCAGCGACGCCCTTTCGTCGCTCGGGACGCTGGCCGGAATCGGCTGCGCCTACTTCCTCGGAGCAAAATGGCGGATCGCCGATCCCATTGCGGCCCTGGTCGTGGCGGTCTTCATCTTCAAGATCGCCTTCGACCTCATCCGCACGGGCCTGAGCGAACTGCTCGAACAGTCGCTGCCGGAGGATGTCGAGCAGGAGATTCTCGCTATCGTCACGTCGAATCCCGAGATCCGCGAGCCCCACAACCTGCGCACGCGCCGCATCGGCGCCTCGATCGCCATCGAGGTGCACGTCCGCATGGACGGACAGATGACCGTGGAGCACTCCCATGCCCTGACCGTCGAGATCGAGCGACGGCTTCGGGCGCGTTTCGGCGAAGGGACCATGATCGCCATCCACGTGGAGCCGGTCAAGTGA
- a CDS encoding DUF3575 domain-containing protein has protein sequence MNKKIILTLLLAGSCWFGAAAQQVAVKTNVLYWAATTPNLGAEVAVSKHSTIGLTANYNPWTIGADNRIRHWFLRPEYRYWVTEKYTRLYFGVHAIGGKFEVGGFKLPFIGDRILTGLATNYYKGSFVGAGFSLGYQFYVSPHWNIELSAGAGLARFSYHTEPVRGPKAASYTDRKRILPIPTEFGVSFVYLFNSKK, from the coding sequence ATGAATAAGAAGATCATTCTGACGTTGTTGCTGGCCGGTTCTTGCTGGTTCGGAGCTGCGGCGCAGCAGGTCGCCGTAAAGACCAACGTGCTTTACTGGGCGGCGACGACCCCGAACCTCGGGGCCGAGGTGGCCGTGAGCAAACACTCGACGATCGGCCTGACGGCCAACTACAATCCCTGGACCATCGGCGCCGACAACCGGATCCGCCACTGGTTCCTGCGGCCCGAGTACCGCTACTGGGTCACGGAAAAGTACACGCGGCTCTATTTCGGGGTCCATGCCATCGGCGGGAAGTTCGAGGTCGGCGGCTTCAAGCTCCCCTTCATCGGCGACCGCATTCTGACAGGATTGGCTACCAATTACTATAAAGGTTCGTTCGTCGGAGCAGGCTTCAGCCTCGGCTACCAGTTTTATGTCAGCCCGCACTGGAACATCGAACTCTCGGCCGGAGCGGGACTGGCGCGTTTCAGCTACCATACGGAGCCCGTCCGGGGTCCGAAAGCCGCCTCCTATACCGACCGGAAGCGGATTCTGCCGATCCCTACCGAATTCGGCGTTTCGTTCGTCTATCTGTTCAACTCCAAGAAATAA